A genomic region of Vitis vinifera cultivar Pinot Noir 40024 chromosome 7, ASM3070453v1 contains the following coding sequences:
- the LOC104878556 gene encoding coatomer subunit alpha-1, with product MLTKFETKSNRVKGLSFHSKRPWILASLHSGVIQLWDYRMGTLIDRFDEHDGPVRGVHFHKSQPLFVSGGDDYKIKVWNYKMHRCLFTLLGHLDYIRTVQFHHEYPWIVSASDDQTIRIWNWQSRTCISVLTGHNHYVMCASFHPKEDLVVSASLDQTVRVWDIGALRKKTVSPADDILRLSQMNADLFGGVDAVVKYVLEGHDRGVNWAAFHPTLPLIVSGADDRQVKLWRMNDTKAWEVDTLRGHMNNVSCVMFHAKQDIIVSNSEDKSIRVWDVTKRTGVQTFRREHDRFWILASHPEMNLLAAGHDSGMIVFKLERERPAFAVSGDSLFYAKDRFLRFYEFSTQRDTQAIPIRRPGTTSLNQGPRTLSYSPTENAVLVCSDVDGGSYELYVIPKDSIGRGDSAQEAKRGLGGSAVFVARNRFAVLDKSNNQVLVKNLKNEIVKKGSLPIAADAIFYAGTGNLLCRAEDRVVIFDLQQRIVLGDLQTPFVKYIVWSNDMESVALLSKHAIIIASKKLVHQCTLHETIRVKSGAWDDNGVFIYTTLNHIKYCLPNGDSGIIRTLDVPIYITKVSGNTIFCLDRDGKNRAIVIDATEYIFKLSLLKKKYDHVMSMIRNSQLCGQAMIAYLQQKGFPEVALHFVKDERTRFNLALESGNIQIAVASAKEIDEKDHWYRLGVEALRQGNAGIVEYAYQRTKNFERLSFLYLITGNMEKLSKMLKIAEVKNDVMGQFHNALYLGDVRERVKILENAGHLPLAYITASTHGLHDVSERLAAELGDNVPPLPEGKVPSLLMPPPPIMCGGDWPLLRVMRGVFEGGLDNIGRGAPEEDEEAADADWGEELDMADVDGLQNGDVGAILEDGEVPEENDEEGGWDLEDLELPPEPDTPRASVNARSSVFVAPTPGMPVSQIWTQRSSLAAEHAAAGNFDTAMRLLSRQLGIRNFAPLRSMFLDLHSGSHTYLRAFSTTPVISLAVERGWNESASPNVRGPPALVFNFSQLEEKLKTGYKATTSGKFTEALRLFLSVLHTIPLIVVESRREVDEVKELIIIVKEYVLSLKMELKRREIKDDPVRQQELAAYFTHCNLQMPHLRLALLNAMTICYKARNLSTAANFARRLLETNPTIENQAKTARQVLQAAERNMTDASQLNYDFRNPFVVCGATYVPIYRGQKDVSCPFCSSRFVPSQEGQLCSVCDLAVIGLDASGLLCSPSQIR from the exons GTGATGATTACAAGATCAAAGTTTGGAACTACAAGATGCATAGGTGTCTTTTTACCCTGCTTGGACATCTTGATTACATTCGTACTGTGCAGTTTCACCATGAGTACCCTTGGATTGTGAGTGCGAGTGATGACCAGACTATCCGCATATGGAACTGGCAATCACGCACTTGTATTTCTGTGTTGACTGGGCATAACCATTATGTAATGTGCGCCTCGTTCCACCCTAAGGAAGATCTTGTTGTGTCTGCTTCCCTAGATCAGACTGTTCGTGTTTGGGATATTGGTGCCCTGAGAAAGAAGACCGTGTCCCCTGCAGATGACATCCTGCGGTTGAGTCAGATGAATGCAGATCTTTTTGGTGGTGTTGATGCTGTTGTTAAGTATGTCTTGGAAGGTCATGACCGTGGGGTTAACTGGGCTGCATTCCATCCCACACTGCCTCTGATTGTCTCAGGAGCAGATGATCGCCAAGTGAAGCTTTGGCGGATGAATG aCACAAAGGCTTGGGAAGTGGACACGTTGAGAGGGCACATGAATAATGTGTCATGTGTTATGTTCCATGCAAAGCAGGACATAATTGTTTCCAATTCTGAAGACAAAAGTATCCGTGTGTGGGATGTGACAAAGCGGACTGGTGTTCAAACTTTCCGCCGAGAGCATGACCGATTCTGGATTCTTGCATCTCACCCAGAGATGAACCTCCTTGCAGCTGGTCACGACAGTGGCATGATTGTATTTAAGTTGGAGAGAGAACGCCCTGCCTTTGCAGTGAGTGGTGATTCTCTGTTCTATGCAAAAGATCGCTTTTTGCggttttatgagttttcaactCAAAGAGACACACAAGCGATTCCAATTCGACGGCCTGGTACTACCAGCTTGAATCAAGGTCCAAGGACTCTTTCTTACAGTCCTACAGAAAATGCTGTTCTTGTCTGTTCTGATGTTGATGGAGGATCTTATGAGTTGTATGTGATACCAAAAGATAGCATTGGTAGGGGTGATAGTGCACAAGAGGCAAAGAGAGGTCTTGGAGGATCTGCTGTTTTTGTGGCCCGAAATAGGTTCGCTGTGCTTGACAAAAGCAACAACCAAGTACTAGTCAAGAACTTAAAGAATGAGATTGTTAAGAAGGGTAGCCTCCCTATTGCTGCTGATGCAATTTTTTATGCTGGAACTGGTAACTTGCTGTGTAGGGCTGAGGATAGAGTGGTTATATTTGATCTCCAGCAGAGGATTGTTCTGGGTGATCTTCAAACACCCTTTGTCAAGTATATTGTTTGGTCAAACGACATGGAAAGTGTTGCGTTGCTCAGCAAACATGCTATTATTATTGCCAGCAAGAAACTCGTTCACCAATGTACGCTTCATGAGACAATCCGTGTAAAGAGTGGAGCCTGGGATGATAATGGTGTTTTTATTTACACGACCCTGAATCACATCAAATACTGCCTGCCCAATGGAGATAGTGGGATAATTAGAACCCTTGATGTTCCCATATATATCACTAAGGTTTCTGGAAATACTATCTTTTGCTTGGATCGTGATGGAAAGAACAGGGCAATAGTTATTGATGCCACAGAATATATCTTCAAGCTCTCACTACTGAAGAAGAAATATGACCATGTTATGAGCATGATAAGGAACTCACAGCTCTGTGGGCAAGCAATGATTGCCTATTTGCAGCAGAAGGGTTTCCCTGAAGTTGCTCTCCATTTTGTGAAAGATGAGAGAACTCGGTTCAATTTGGCACTGGAAAGTGGAAACATCCAAATTGCAGTTGCCTCAGCCAAGGAAATTGATGAGAAAGATCATTGGTATAGACTGGGGGTTGAGGCTCTTCGTCAGGGCAATGCAGGCATTGTGGAATATGCCTACCAGAGGACGAAGAATTTTGAAAGGTTATCTTTCCTTTATCTCATAACTGGgaatatggaaaaactgtccaaaaTGCTGAAAATTGCTGAAGTAAAAAATGATGTCATGGGTCAGTTTCATAATGCTCTATATTTGGGTGATGTTCGAGAGCGTGTTAAGATTTTGGAGAATGCTGGCCATTTGCCACTTGCATACATCACTGCTTCGACCCATGGGCTACATGATGTTTCTGAGCGGCTAGCTGCTGAGTTGGGAGATAATGTTCCACCTTTGCCTGAGGGAAAAGTACCCTCCCTTCTGATGCCACCACCCCCCATCATGTGTGGTGGAGATTGGCCTCTTTTGAGAGTTATGAGAGGTGTATTTGAGGGTGGACTGGATAACATTGGTAGGGGTGCCCcagaagaagatgaagaggcTGCTGATGCTGATTGGGGAGAGGAACTTGATAtggctgatgtggatggcttgCAGAATGGGGATGTTGGAGCAATTTTGGAAGATGGAGAAGTTCctgaagaaaatgatgaagagGGAGGATGGGACCTTGAGGATTTGGAGCTCCCTCCAGAGCCAGATACACCCAGGGCTTCTGTCAATGCACGTTCTTCAGTTTTTGTGGCCCCAACTCCTGGGATGCCAGTAAGCCAGATTTGGACCCAGAGATCATCTCTTGCTGCAGAACATGCAGCAGCTGGCAATTTTGATACTGCAATGCGGTTGTTGAGCAGGCAACTGGGAATACGGAACTTTGCTCCTTTAAGATCCATGTTTCTTGATCTTCACAGTGGAAGCCACACCTATCTACGTGCCTTTTCAACTACACCAGTGATATCACTGGCAGTTGAGCGTGGATGGAATGAGTCTGCTAGCCCTAATGTGCGGGGCCCACCAGCACTTGTTTTCAATTTCTCTCAGTTGGAAGAGAAGCTTAAGACTGGTTACAAGGCTACAACAAGTGGCAAGTTTACTGAGGCTCTTCGGCTTTTCCTCAGTGTTCTCCACACCATTCCTTTGATTGTGGTTGAGTCAAGAAGGGAAGTAGATGAAGTTAAGGAGTTGATTATTATTGTCAAAGAGTATGTTTTGAGTCTGAAAATGGAGCTTAAGAGGAGGGAAATCAAGGACGATCCAGTGCGGCAGCAAGAGCTTGCAGCCTATTTCACTCACTGCAACCTTCAAATGCCTCACTTAAGGCTTGCGTTGCTGAATGCGATGACTATTTGCTACAAGGCTAGGAACCTCAGTACAGCTGCTAACTTTGCGAGGAGGCTCCTAGAGACAAACCCCACTATTGAGAACCAAGCAAAGACAGCCAGGCAAGTACTGCAGGCTGCTGAACGGAACATGACCGATGCCTCACAGTTGAACTATGATTTCAGAAATCCATTTGTGGTTTGTGGGGCAACATACGTGCCGATTTATCGAGGACAGAAGGATGTCTCTTGCCCATTCTGTAGTTCCCGGTTTGTG